TACTACTCAGTATTACAAGCACTTTATACATTTCAGATTGTAAGTATTTAGACAGTTCcacatgttttgatttttacacTCTGAAATACATTGAGATATTACATTAGTCCCAAGTCTCAGCTTTGAGCATGTTTACATCAGTATAGGAAAAACTGTGTGGGAGATATCACACTTCAATTCTTCATATGCATAGTCTCATCTTGATTCCTCATACTGATAACTTCACCTCGGTCAGCTCAGAGCCACATATGAGCTGTTGTGCAGGAACTAATGCTCAATTGAATGTGCTAAGTCTCAAGAACAAAATATTGTCTCAGTTTAAATGCTGTCTAGACTATATGTGTTGTCACATGCACCACATCATTTTTGCAGACCATCacctattcagaagtgtttcgGTTGATGTTGTAAAACCTGTTCACATCTCTGTTGTCACAGTTGTCGcacacattttaacagtttGACATATTTAAACTTCTCAAAGTTGTGTCTGGCAGCTGAtttcaaagaaacatttcattgtaTTGAAGTTTTATATACCTGCTTCTGTAGTTTTTAATTGCAATTGCATGTGTGGATAGTTATGCTACTTAATATTAGCAAGTTACCTTCAGAAGAGTAATAAATGTATTCACTAAGAATTAAAGGACAATACATAATGTATATGCGGAACATGTGAGTTAGCTACACTCATGTTCCAATTCATACTTTTTTCAGGTGCGTATTCAGAGGAGTGTTGAAACCCAGAAGCCAGTACAGCATCTAGAGACCGATGCTGAAGCTGAGCCTGCAGAGCAGGACGAACTGCTGGACTGCAACACTGTAGAGGAGCAGAGTCATTGGCTCTGAAGTAGCTAAACCAACTGAGGTTGTAAACAGGTGGGCTCAACTGGATTAAATGCAACATCTTTGATGAATCATTATGTGTTACATAAAAAATGTCTGCAGAAGATATCTATGGGACTGAACCAAGCAAAAGCTATCATGGTGTTATTTCCTATGTATCAAAAGAGGGTAGTCAACCTGAAAAAGTATCACTGTTGGTTTCAAATGTTCATGCTTGTCTTGATACTGTCTTAAAAACAGAGACCTGTTACCTGCATCTTTAAAATGATTCCTTTGAAACTATGTCAAACCACATGTAACATTTTAtaaatcttattttaaaaaacacagaagcctatggcagtttttatttatgtttatactGTGGTCAGCACACACCAAGGCTCTCTCAGATTTACATGACATTTGTAACTTCCCTTGTGGAACACCTTAACTCATATATtcacaatacaaatatatacaacGACATACAAATACATGAATTCTGGCATGTATGTTCCTCTGTACTGTGCAGTACATCAAAGTCCAAATGTCAATGGAATTTAATCCTCACACCAGCAGTCATGGGACAAGGACTCAACCGTTTTCAGTGTTGTGGGGCAGGAGGAAAGAAGTTTAACGAAGATGTCAATGTGCCAGTAAAAGACACATACTGTTGCAACCTAAGATATAATGCAAAGTATTTACACTGTGCCATGTGAGAGGGATATAGTTCCAGACAACCCTACTGACCACTCTTTTTGATCAGCAACACTAATGTTTAACAGATATAAATCTATTGTACAAACATGCGTCAACTACACATTAAAGGCAAAGGACAAAATttggactgaaagacaacatccatctatccatcagCCTATCCTGTGAAGGACTGAAAGACATAAAACAGAGTAGCCAAAATATCTATGATTTAAATAAGTTAAATCCAGATATATAAAAGCATATGTGTCCTAAGCCATTTTTACAGCACTGTttcacaaaggaaaaacaagtgTCTTTAGCACTTGGCACAATTCAGGACAAAAATGAGAAAGCATACAAAAACAAGACTCAAAAACACGCAAGTCCAAAAACAGCAAGGTTGAAAAGGTTTGCTAGAAAAACAAGTTTTGATACCCAACCCATTTTGCGGGAGCAGGATCTCTTATTACAAAGATAGAGTCCTCCATTgatttccacagcagcagcctcgaaaaattatttatcaaaaaaaaaaaaaatcttttttttttttttttttaaagatttattcttATCAGCTGCGTTGGCATCATTGGGTGCTGAGGACCTCAAGGTGTCTTGGACTCCTCTTTTGGCCTAAAAGacccaaagtaaaaaaaaaaatattaacactcCCAATTAGCCACTTCCTTGATAACATGGGCTGTAAGTGCGTgcagtgttttctcactttgaTGTGTCCATTTTGTCCTCCTCTGGCACCTTATCTTCTTCTTTGACTTctataaacaaaacaatcagtGATCAAAATaactcattaaaaaaacatgacttcCTAAGTACTAAGTGtctttaagaaataaataaataagggtGAAATGAGGTGAAAAAATGAATAGATACCTTTTGTTTCCTCCTCacctttcttctccttttcttctccctctttctcaccTTCGGTTTTGGCTCGCTTGGCTTTCTTGAAGCTGGCTGCATTTCTGCGACCTCCTTCACCTTCATCCTCTGAGTCAGAGAACTCCTCCTCACATGCTATTCTCTTGTCGTGAGCACGGACTGTAGGTTATCAGAGAACGCAGTTAAATTAAAACAAGATATCCACTATTTTTTTTGGCTGCCTGCATGAGAAGTCATCTAGGGACAGTAGAAGAAAATCATGACTGTGAGCTGTTCTTACTGGAGATTCGTTTGTTGGGGTCgtcttcctcttcatctccactgtcctcCTGAACAGCATCCTCTGGGATGGCCTGCATCTGAACTCCCGGGGCATGAGGCAGCATTCGCAAGTTCTCAAACAAACGTTGCCTAGAGGACAGAATGCAGGTTAGTTAAACCCACTGTTAACCAAGATAAAATCACAAATAACCTGAGACATTAGCTCTAAAGTTCAACTTCAATCgcacaaaacatgaaatctgCACTAACTGCTGAATATAGGGTCATGACTCATGCTGACACTGTGCAGTACAGACATTATGAAATTTGACACGTCATAACACATAATGAGATTAATCAGAATGGAGGTTTGATGTACTCACTTGATCTTCTCCAGGTAGTCATTGGTGTTCTGATTGGTCATGTTGGAAGGGCTGATGTGCAGCTTGAAGTCTGGCCCAAAGTATTCAAAGTAGTCATTGTATGGGAGCTCTGTGGAGTTTagaggcatttttttttactatgttACTTTTAAGTGGGCTGTTACAAATATTTCAAGCTCTGTTATTCATTTGCTCTGGAATTAAATAAAGCTGTAGCCAAACAAAGTCTTTTGTATATGGCAAAAATACTTGACTAGTTTACAGAAGTAGTTTAAATAGCTGCTGTGTTATGTTGTGTGGCAGTAAAAAAGTCATTGCATGAACCAAGCACATTAAAGAAGCTATAATCCACGTTATTCAACTGATACTCAAAGTTGTCATCAATTTCTATAAGctaaaaatcattttactgtttgtgtcACTTACATTGTACAATATTAGGAAAAGGAAGAGTAttgatttcaaatgaaaaccAGACTAATAATATTCAGTGCAACATTTATTCTCACCATTAGGGATAGAGGAATCCAGTGCCACAGCAGTTTCGTATGTCCAACAGCGTGCCACATTACGAATGGTATAGCCTCCTCCACCCAGCATTAGCAGCGGCAGGTTGAAACTTTTTATGTACTCCACACACTTGGCATGGCCTGAGTACAAAGCATTGTAAAACCTATttacaaactgagaaaactggTGTCTCAAATGAATCTACAGACCCATCATGTCATAATGACAGAAATGTTTCAACTAACTCACCTTTAATTGTGAGGTTGAAGCAGCCGAGCCTGTCTCCTGACAAAGAATCAGCTCCACATTGCAGAACCACTGCGCTGGGTTGGTACATCTCCATCACCTTGGCCATGATCTACACAAACAATATCATCAACCATGAAGGGAGATTTGAACTGCCAAAACATGATAGTCAACCAATCATTATTTACTCACAGGCTTGAATATGGCTTCATACGACTCATCATCAATCCCGTCCCTCAGGGGATAGTTCACAGCATAGTATTTACCCTTCCCAGCCCCAATGTCCTgcagaaaataagacaaatatcAGCTTACTGTATTATGACAATGGGATGTCAGTCTACCAAACTTATTTCAAGGCTTACCCTTAGGTCCCCTGTACCAGGAAAGTATTCTCCATACTTGTGGAAAGACACAGTCATAACACGGTCTGTGGTGTAGAAGGCCTCCTCCACACCATCCCCATGATGGATGTCAATATCTATGTACAAAACTCTTTGGTGGTATCTGGAAAAAGAGGGGGAATTCTCAAAGTACTACTACTTTTTagcctcaaaaaaaaaaaaaaaaaaaaaaaaatcatactgtGGTTCTTGGAAATTCTTCAAAATGATAGATTTATTACtagttttctaaaaaaaaaaaaaaaaaaaaattaatgtgCCTGATTGAGAAAGCCAACGAACAACCATACAGAGTACCATCCAATCACGCAAAACAACCCTGTATTGGAGTGGCTTTAAGAGTTTTGTACTCACTTGAGTAACTCCAGAATTGCCAGTACAATGTCGTTGACGTAACAAAACCCAGAGGCCTCAGACTTCTTGGCATGATGCAGGCCCCCAGCCCAGTTGATGGCAATGTCCGTCTGCTGTTTGTTCAACTTTACAGCACCAGCTGGTGtacaaagaggaaaacagtaTGAATAACCTGTTTATACTGACGTTAACAGATTACAGGAGTAGAGATGTCATGAATACTGTCCAACACAGCATGTCTGGACAGCAACCGACTTACCAACAGAGCCCCCTGCTGAGAGCTGGCAGAACTCAAATAAACCATCAAACACTGGACAGTCCTCTCCCACATTAACTGCAAAGCAACAGCACAGACTTAGACGTAGTATTGTCGTCAGTCATGTCAAGCTGCACAACCAGCTTGATGACCTTTACGTAAACAGTCAACCTCTCGGACCAAACTTACATCTCTGCATCTGCTTGCTGTACTCTGACATGTTGTCTGGTCGGATTGAGCGCAGGAATTTGATGTAATCATCACTGTGATACTTGGTCATCTCCTCTCCGCTGGCTTTGTGTGGCCTCTGAAACAGTAAAGACAAATGAGTTTCTGAGATAGAGAAGAAAAGCAGCTGAGTGATGTGACTATGATGCATTGTTACTGTTACTCAACATACGTATATCTCCATCTTTCTGTACAGGCCATAGTTGAGCAACAGGTTGTGTGTCATGCGGATTCTGTGGGGCTTCATGGGATGCCCCTGACCGTAGTAATAATTTCCAACATCccctaaaatgaaaacaaattatgGGTTTATCTCCAAAAACGGAACAAATGCAAACAGGAAGCACTCGTATCAcaataacattattattacCGTGTGTGCAATAATTCACCTCTCACAAAAACCAACCAAATCTGTACAAACTAACAATGTGGCAGGCTGTTACACCGGTTAATGCGGaccaaaacattattttacgCTGGACCAGCCGGCACTTGAAGGCAGCACGATGAACCATTTCAACGGTGTTCGTGGTGACAATGAAGTAACCATTGTTAGCTAGCGCACTTAGCTAGTGACGCTAACTAATGTTAGTGAAAGTACAAACACCTTCAAGATAAACGCCAAAATTATAACCCGAGGGCGGTCAGAGTAGTTAGAGGAAAATGGGCAAATATCAGCAGGGCATAAATCCTCTGTGTGGAACCAGTGGTCCTGTGTCCGAGTGCCGCCAGACTCAAGCTAGCTAGGCTGGCTAACGTACCAGGTTAGCAAGAGGTGAATTAAGCTCAAGCTTTGTTGGCACAAAGTGGCGCCTTTCGCCGATAAAAGTGCGTCTGCTGCCCCAAGTACAGACGCATGAGTACTCACCGTCATAGTAGTAGcaaacttttttctttgttccttgCGAAGTAAGCGCCATTTTAGTCCTTTCGGCTGGCTTTCACCGCAGGAGACAACAGCGACGAGAGGCGGATGGTTTGTATCAGTCCGATCAATGGGGTGTAGTGTCCGCGGGTCTCCACAGGGGGCGACACTTGGCCACACTTAGTGTACGTCCTGTGGGCTGCGGGGTGCACTGCATCTAAGAAAATACTTGCACTACAAAACAACTGTACTACCTGCTCTGAAGCATTTAGACGACTTACTAATTAGAAACTGCAATACCACAGCTGTTACAAGTAGCTTCTCTTATTCATAATGTGACCTAAAGTACAGAAGTACTATCAAAATGTACTCAGTAAGTTAGTAAAAGTTCTCTTTGAGCGCCATAATGATTCGCTTAGTATGAAATGACTATATATCATATATTTCTAAGTATGTGTATTGTTATTGTATATTAAAATGTATCATATTTGCCTTTAAAATTATATGGTAGAATGGAAAAGTAAAATGGAAGTACTCGTGACCAGCACAGGTAAAACAAGTTTGTACTTATATCCAGTACTTGAAACTGAACTGTAGTTACAGCTCTCCACTGCTGCTCAGTAGGACTGAAAGCATGCACTCACATTTTAAGTAGCTTTTGTAGTTTTTGAGTATTTCTGCAGAATATGTTTCCATCATCACTGAATACAAGACTAGTACTGCAGTAGCCACAGTGCAGCCTGATTTAATTGAATGAGTTCACTTAGATGCACAAATAAACTGCTGAGAATTTTAGTATGGAACGGAGCAACACCAAAAATACACCTCGCTGATGGTGGTTCAGTTTATGTGGTGTCAGTTCCTGTGAATTTACAGTAACAACAAACACCCATGTAAagcattttacagtaaatagaaCAAATTGAAAACATTATTAAACTGCAAAAGTAAAACACAGATGAAGCAATATGACAGTATTTACATCTTAACAATGAGCACCAGGAGAGCAGCTACTTATTTAACTACACCAGACAGTCTCCAGCTTGTAGAAGCAACACAGTGATCGctctcctctctgttcctgGCTCCTCAGCGGTGAAGCTGTCACAAGACTTTTCGGTTCACAGTCCTCATGTGACTGTCATGTGTTAAGTGGCCGCTTCAGAATAAGTTTGATGCAGAAACAAAGTACTCTTATTTGGAAAGTCTCAGGTTGTACCCTGTCAATGTAAGGCATGTACTCTtcaatgaacaaaacaaaaacaagcattCACATCCAAATGCTGTGCTGTTAGTATGTTAGTTTGAGTAAATTTATTGCATGTCTCTATGTCTTTCTACTCCATCAGGGTTACTCCTGATACTGGCTCTCTGTGGCAGTGTTGAAATCCTCCAGAACACTCCTCAGGTACTCAAAGGTCGGCCTGTCGTCTGGGCTTTCCCTCCAGCACACGCCCATTACGTTATAAAGTCCATCGGGACAATGTTCTGGCTTCGGCATTCTGTATCCCCGCTCCAGGTTCTGGATTACCTCTGGGTTGGACATACCTGCACAACGAGTAAAATGTAGCAGAGTGGACAAGGCGCTGATGTTTTTTAGCATTTACAAAGCAGTCTAGGCTAGTAATGTTGTGATATTAAAGTCATGTTTTGGTGGATTTGAAGAACTGAATGGCTATTTACCAGGGTAAGGTATGCGTCCATATGTCACTATTTCTGTGAGGAGGATCCCAAATGACCACACATCTGATTTTATGGAGAAAGTGCCGTAGTTAATGGCCTCTGGGGCGGTCCATTTAATTGGGAACTTTGCACCTATGAGCAAAGGAGGAAACTTTATTTCTACTGCACAGATTTGCagatttttgtatttcattcaAATTAATGTGATTACATCAGAAATCTACCACTGTGATTGCACTTTAGCAAAAAAAAggctaaaactaaaacaatactCTTATTATCTGCAAGACCTTGTTACCTTCTCTAGCTGTGTATTCATTGTCCTCGATCAGTCTTGCAAGTCCAAAGTCAGCAATCTTACAGATGAGTTCATGTGATACCAGAATATTGGCAGCTCGCAGGTCTCGATGGATGTAATTTTTCTGCTCGATAAAGGCCATGCCATCGGCCACCTGCAGGGGACAGCACATTATTAGACCAGCtttcagcgtgtgtgtgtgctaaggCCTGAGcgacctgtgtgtgttttagtattgtgtaatatttgtgtgtgttggacagatggacagaaagaTTCCCAAACCAGGGAACTTGCCACTTCCCCAGGTCAGTTCCTTATACCCTTTTACCGTGTACTCCACCCATGTTCTCCACCCAGGTACACAGTGTTTTCTGCTGAATGTTTGCTCTAGTTTCTGATACTAAAACCTGCCATCCTGCTTTTACCTTACTGCTTACTGGCCAGATATTCCAGTTACGGTGTTTCTGATTCAATCAAATATTAGTCATTTCTATGCAGGATGGTCTCAGAAGGACATCACACCTAACGTAAGAGGAAAAGTTTCTGTGAAGTATCTAGAAATGCTAATGAGTTCTGTAGAACTCACCACCTACAGTCAATAAGCGCCTGCatcatttgtgtctgtgtgtctgctctcAGGCTTGGTTGGGTCGGTGGTGTGTACTTCAGACATAGGAATCTCTCACATAGGTGTGATTGGCTTTGGGGATCTTGTCATAAAGCTGACATGCAcgtttttctgtctctctaacTAACTTCTAACATAATCTTTTCTTCCTACTCAGGCACCTTAACACCACTTAAGTCTGTGTTCCTTTTTATTCTAATGCCTAAATGTACATACATTTTGACCATACGCATAAGGATGTGACTTAAGTCTCCAGTACTTTTAACAGCAAAAAAAGGCCATTCATCACTTCAATTTTTATGGGCCATCACATGATGGTTAGAGTTTCTTGCTCTGAGCTTGATTTTACCACGAATACTCAGTGCCAGTGACAACTGCCTTGAAAGTATCTTTCTCTAAAGTATGTTTACCACAAAGCTCTGTATAAACTCTACC
The nucleotide sequence above comes from Mastacembelus armatus chromosome 22, fMasArm1.2, whole genome shotgun sequence. Encoded proteins:
- the LOC113131002 gene encoding probable histone deacetylase 1-B isoform X2 → MALTSQGTKKKVCYYYDGDVGNYYYGQGHPMKPHRIRMTHNLLLNYGLYRKMEIYRPHKASGEEMTKYHSDDYIKFLRSIRPDNMSEYSKQMQRFNVGEDCPVFDGLFEFCQLSAGGSVAGAVKLNKQQTDIAINWAGGLHHAKKSEASGFCYVNDIVLAILELLKYHQRVLYIDIDIHHGDGVEEAFYTTDRVMTVSFHKYGEYFPGTGDLRDIGAGKGKYYAVNYPLRDGIDDESYEAIFKPIMAKVMEMYQPSAVVLQCGADSLSGDRLGCFNLTIKGHAKCVEYIKSFNLPLLMLGGGGYTIRNVARCWTYETAVALDSSIPNELPYNDYFEYFGPDFKLHISPSNMTNQNTNDYLEKIKQRLFENLRMLPHAPGVQMQAIPEDAVQEDSGDEEEDDPNKRISIRAHDKRIACEEEFSDSEDEGEGGRRNAASFKKAKRAKTEGEKEGEEKEKKEVKEEDKVPEEDKMDTSKPKEESKTP
- the LOC113131002 gene encoding probable histone deacetylase 1-B isoform X1, coding for MALTSQGTKKKVCYYYDGDVGNYYYGQGHPMKPHRIRMTHNLLLNYGLYRKMEIYRPHKASGEEMTKYHSDDYIKFLRSIRPDNMSEYSKQMQRFNVGEDCPVFDGLFEFCQLSAGGSVAGAVKLNKQQTDIAINWAGGLHHAKKSEASGFCYVNDIVLAILELLKYHQRVLYIDIDIHHGDGVEEAFYTTDRVMTVSFHKYGEYFPGTGDLRDIGAGKGKYYAVNYPLRDGIDDESYEAIFKPIMAKVMEMYQPSAVVLQCGADSLSGDRLGCFNLTIKGHAKCVEYIKSFNLPLLMLGGGGYTIRNVARCWTYETAVALDSSIPNELPYNDYFEYFGPDFKLHISPSNMTNQNTNDYLEKIKQRLFENLRMLPHAPGVQMQAIPEDAVQEDSGDEEEDDPNKRISIRAHDKRIACEEEFSDSEDEGEGGRRNAASFKKAKRAKTEGEKEGEEKEKKGEEETKEVKEEDKVPEEDKMDTSKPKEESKTP
- the LOC113131002 gene encoding histone deacetylase 1-like isoform X3, with the protein product MALTSQGTKKKVCYYYDGDVGNYYYGQGHPMKPHRIRMTHNLLLNYGLYRKMEIYRPHKASGEEMTKYHSDDYIKFLRSIRPDNMSEYSKQMQRFNVGEDCPVFDGLFEFCQLSAGGSVAGAVKLNKQQTDIAINWAGGLHHAKKSEASGFCYVNDIVLAILELLKYHQRVLYIDIDIHHGDGVEEAFYTTDRVMTVSFHKYGEYFPGTGDLRDIGAGKGKYYAVNYPLRDGIDDESYEAIFKPIMAKVMEMYQPSAVVLQCGADSLSGDRLGCFNLTIKGHAKCVEYIKSFNLPLLMLGGGGYTIRNVARCWTYETAVALDSSIPNELPYNDYFEYFGPDFKLHISPSNMTNQNTNDYLEKIKQRLFENLRMLPHAPGVQMQAIPEDAVQEDSGDEEEDDPNKRISIRAHDKRIACEEEFSDSEDEGEGGRRNAASFKKAKRAKTEGEKEGEEKEKKGEEETKEVKEEDKVPEEDKMDTSK